The following proteins come from a genomic window of Xiphophorus couchianus chromosome 19, X_couchianus-1.0, whole genome shotgun sequence:
- the foxa2 gene encoding forkhead box protein A2, protein MMLGAVKMEGHEHTDWSTYYGEPECYTSVGNMNTGLGMNSMNTYMSMSGMSTTANMTANSMNMSYVNTGMSPSMTGMSPGTGAMNGMGAGMTAMSAALSPSMSPMTAQPASMNALTSYTNMNAMSPIYGQSNINRSRDPKTYRRSYTHAKPPYSYISLITMAIQQSPSKMLTLAEIYQWIMDLFPFYRQNQQRWQNSIRHSLSFNDCFLKVPRSPDKPGKGSFWTLHPDSGNMFENGCYLRRQKRFKCEKKMSLKDGGRKAGDAGSSNSSSESCNGNESPHSNSSSSDHKRSLSDMKASQALSPEHVAAAAAAAASPVSQGQHLMSQHHSVLAHEAHLKPEHHYSFNHPFSINNLMSSEQQHHHHHHKMDLKTYEQVMHYSGYGSPMAGALSMGSMAGKAGLDSASIPDTSYYQGVYSRPIMNSS, encoded by the exons ATGATGCTTGGAGCAGTTAAAATGGAAGGACACGAACATACCGACTGGAGCACCTACTACGGAGAGCCCGAG TGTTACACCTCGGTTGGCAACATGAACACCGGCCTGGGAATGAACTCCATGAATACCTACATGAGCATGTCCGGCATGAGCACCACGGCCAACATGACGGCCAACTCCATGAACATGTCCTACGTCAACACCGGCATGAGCCCCTCCATGACGGGCATGTCGCCGGGCACCGGAGCGATGAACGGCATGGGCGCGGGCATGACGGCCATGAGCGCAGCGCTGAGCCCCAGCATGAGCCCAATGACCGCGCAGCCCGCCTCTATGAACGCTCTCACCTCTTACACCAACATGAACGCCATGAGCCCCATTTACGGACAGTCCAACATCAACAGATCCCGAGACCCCAAGACCTACCGCAGGAGCTACACACACGCCAAACCCCCTTATTCCTACATCTCCCTCATCACCATGGCCATCCAGCAGTCTCCCAGTAAGATGCTGACGCTGGCTGAGATCTACCAGTGGATAATGGACCTGTTCCCCTTTTATCGACAGAACCAGCAGCGCTGGCAGAACTCAATCCGTCACTCTCTGTCATTTAACGACTGTTTCCTCAAAGTGCCCAGGTCGCCTGATAAACCCGGGAAGGGCTCCTTTTGGACTCTCCACCCGGACTCCGGGAACATGTTCGAGAACGGCTGCTACCTGAGGAGGCAGAAGCGCTTCAAGTGCGAAAAGAAGATGTCGCTGAAGGACGGCGGGCGAAAGGCGGGCGACGCCGGCTCCTCCAACAGCAGCTCGGAGAGCTGCAACGGCAACGAGTCGCCGcactccaactcctcctccAGCGACCACAAAAGGTCCCTGTCGGACATGAAGGCGAGCCAGGCCCTCAGCCCGGAGCACGTCGCCGCTGCCGCAGCCGCCGCCGCCTCGCCGGTGTCTCAGGGGCAGCACCTCATGTCGCAACATCACTCCGTCCTGGCGCACGAAGCCCACCTAAAGCCGGAGCACCACTACTCGTTCAACCACCCGTTCTCTATCAACAACCTCATGTCCTCGGAGcagcagcatcatcatcatcatcacaaaaTGGACTTGAAAACTTATGAGCAGGTGATGCACTACTCCGGATACGGCTCCCCGATGGCCGGGGCGCTTTCGATGGGCTCCATGGCGGGGAAAGCCGGCCTGGATTCCGCGTCTATACCCGACACATCTTACTACCAGGGTGTCTATTCCAGGCCGATCATGAACTCCTCGTAA